A genomic region of Mugil cephalus isolate CIBA_MC_2020 chromosome 5, CIBA_Mcephalus_1.1, whole genome shotgun sequence contains the following coding sequences:
- the LOC125007647 gene encoding neuronal acetylcholine receptor subunit beta-2-like has protein sequence MAAPVKAVLALLVLTVATARCAEVEERLVSHLLSSERYNKLIRPAVNNSQQVTIYIQVSLAQLINVNEREQIMTTNCWLSQGWNDYRLMWDPEEYEGIKKIRLPSQHIWLPDIVLYNNADGTYEVSFYSNALVSNNGEVTWLPPAIYKSACKIEVRDFPFDQQNCTLKFRSWTYDHTEIDLILLSDYASRDDFKPSGEWDIVSLPGRKNEDPNDIRYLDITYDFIIKRKPLFYTINLIIPCILITSLAILVFYLPSDCGEKMTLCISVLLALTVFLLLISKIVPPTSLAVPLIGKYLMFAMVLVTFSIVTSVCVLNVHHRSPSTHTMPLWVKRVFLYRLPSFLFMRRPGSSNIRERFRKKHQKQKYSEQKLRGAEGGAGSGAGMADSSSSFYVNEESAKRYGWKVSDLSENTEFRKRMTLKSNIDVEDAVDGVRYIAEKMKSEDDDEGIIEDWKYVAMVIDRLFLWIFVCVCVVGTLGLFMQPLFQNYTTPILDDVEHN, from the exons cTGCCCGCTGTGCGGAGGTTGAGGAGCGTCTGGTGAGTCACCTGCTGTCGTCGGAGCGCTACAACAAGCTGATCAGGCCAGCTGTCAACAACAGCCAGCAGGTTACCATCTACATCCAGGTGTCTCTAGCTCAGCTGATCAACGTG AACGAGAGGGAGCAGATCATGACAACCAACTGCTGGCTCTCTCAG GGGTGGAACGACTACAGATTAATGTGGGACCCTGAAGAGTATGAGGGAATCAAGAAAATCAGGCTCCCGTCGCAGCACATCTGGCTGCCAGACATCGTCCTCTATAACAA TGCCGATGGCACCTATGAAGTCTCTTTCTACTCAAACGCTCTGGTCTCCAACAATGGCGAGGTGACTTGGCTCCCACCAGCCATCTACAAGTCAGCCTGCAAAATCGAGGTCCGCGATTTCCCCTTTGACCAGCAGAACTGCACCCTCAAATTCCGTTCTTGGACCTACGACCACACGGAGATCGACCTCATCCTCCTCAGTGACTATGCCTCACGCGACGACTTCAAACCCAGTGGTGAGTGGGATATTGTGTCACTGCCTGGGCGCAAGAATGAAGACCCCAATGATATCCGATACCTGGATATCACCTATGACTTTATCATAAAGAGGAAACCTCTGTTCTACACCATCAACCTCATCATCCCCTGCATCCTCATCACATCTCTAGCTATTCTGGTGTTCTACCTCCCGTCAGACTGTGGCGAGAAGATGACTCTTTGCATCTCTGTCCTCCTGGCCCTGACTGTGTTTCTACTCCTAATCTCTAAGATTGTGCCACCCACGTCTTTAGCAGTGCCTCTGATTGGGAAGTACCTAATGTTTGCGATGGTGCTGGTCACCTTCTCCATCGTCACCAGTGTTTGCGTGCTCAACGTGCACCACCGATCCCCAAGCACGCACACCATGCCCCTCTGGGTCAAGCGCGTCTTCCTGTACCggctcccctccttcctcttcatgcGGAGGCCCGGCAGCTCCAACATCCGTGAAAGGTTCcgaaaaaaacaccagaaacaaaagTACTCGGAGCAGAAGCTGCGCGGCGCGGAGGGCGGGGCTGGAAGCGGCGCAGGGATGGCGGattcctcctcgtccttctaCGTCAACGAGGAGTCCGCCAAGCGCTACGGCTGGAAGGTCAGCGACTTGTCGGAGAACACGGAGTTCAGGAAGAGGATGACGCTCAAGAGCAACATTGACGTGGAGGATGCAGTGGATGGAGTGCGCTACAttgcagagaaaatgaagagcgaggatgatgatgagggg atCATTGAAGATTGGAAGTATGTGGCCATGGTGATCGACCGCCTCTTCCTGTGgatctttgtgtgcgtgtgtgtggtcgGGACATTGGGCCTCTTCATGCAGCCTCTGTTCCAGAACTACACCACCCCCATCCTCGACGACGTGGAGCATAACTGA